CATTTTGCTGAATTATTAAGTTGTATATTTCGATATATTCTTGGCAAACTCTTTCCCAGGAATGATCTGCTGACATTCCTCTTTTTAAAACTTTATTGAAGTTTATTTTATCCTCATACAACCTAACAGCACGATTTATTGAATAGCATACATCAGCAACCGAAGCTTGATCATGACAAATGCCATTTCCTTCATCTCCAAAATCAATAACCGTATCCCTTAAACCTCCAGTTCTTCTAACGATTGGAATTGTTCCATAACGCATTGCATACATCTGATTTAATCCACAAGGTTCTACCCTAGAAGGCATTAAAATGTAATCTGAACCTGCATAAATCAAATGCGCTAAATCTTCATTATAACCTATAAAAACATTATAATTTCCTTTATAATCATTTCGTAATTGAGTTAATTGCGTCTCAATTTCTGAATTTCCTGAACCTAAAATCAAGATATTAATTTCCCCAAGATGTTCAGATAAAGCCAAAGCAGCAGCATGCGGCAGCAAATCACCTCCTTTTTCTTCAAACAATCGACCAATAAAGCTAAATAATGGTTTTGATGGATCTAGCTCAAATTGTTCACACAGTTTCTCTTTATTCTTTCTTTTTCCAGCTTCAAAATCATCAATCGAATAATTCTCCTCAATCATTTGATCTTTCATCGGGTTCCAGACTTCAATATCAATTCCGTTTAAAATTCCTTTAGATTTACTTCTTACAGAATTAAATAAAGATTCTAAACCATTTGCTGAAATATTAATTTCATTTAAATAACTTGGAGATACTGTAGTTACAGCATTGGCGCATTTAATACCAACTGCCAAAGAGTTGATGGAATTGCTCCATTCTAAAAATCCAACATGTTTTAAATCAAATTTTGGCAGATAATATAATTTATCAAAACCAAACCAACCTTGATATAGGCCGTTATGAATCGTAATAACTGTTTTTACATTTTTTATGCTTTCATATTTATAAGCAAACTGCAGTAAAAATGGAATAATGCCTGTATGATGATCATGACAATTAATAACATCTGGAGTTGTATTGCGTGCTATGATCCAATCAAGCGTGGCAATCTGAAAAGATAAAAATCTCTCGATATCATCTTCGTAACCATAAATATTTGGGCGATTAAATAATTCATTAATCTCTATTAGATATAATTCAAAACCTAACTTATCTGTTTTTTCTTTTAGAACACTAAACGGAAAATTATAATTTCCTAATTCAACTGTACCCCAATGAACACATTCAAAATCATTTTCATTTTTAAACTTCGTTTCATAGCAAGGAAGTACAACTCTAACAGAATGACCAGCAGCTTGTTGATATTTTGGCAATGCACCAACTACATCGCCCAATCCCCCAACCTTTGCCACAGGATAACATTCTGCACTAATATGAAATATTTCCATTTCCGAAATTAATTTGTGATTATCATAAGAAGCAATCATTTATATACTACTTTTATGCTTTTTAAATTTAGCAAAAAAACATCCAAAATCCTTCCTTTAAATAAGTTTTATTGAAATGGCAAAAAAGGCAATTAATCCTACTAAATCATTAAAAATTCCTAAGATTATTATAATATCTGCGAAAATTTGTGCTTTTATATCCACAAAGTTAGTTACAAAATTTGCCGCAAAGATTTTTACAACACCTATAAAGCATAAAGTTCCGAAAAGAGAATTAGAAATGGATGCTAAAAGCATTCAAGAATTAATCTTTGTCCCTTCAATTGATAAAAGTATTGTTACATACTCATATGGACAAAGTCAACGCAAAGTATTATTGGTTCATGGCTGGTCTGGGAGAGGAACGCAACTCTTTAAAATTGCTGATGAACTTTTGGCACAGGGATATTCAACAGTTAGTTTTGATGCTCCTGCACATGGAAAATCAAAAGGAACGACAACAATAATGTCAGAGTTTATAGCCTCTATCTTAGAAATAGAAAAACAATTTGGTCCTTTTGAAATTGCAATTGGGCATTCTTTAGGCGGAATGTCGGTTCTAAATGCGATAAAAGATGGATTTAAAATAGAAAAAGCTGTAGTTATAGGAAGTGGTGATATTATTCAGGATATTTTAGATGAATTTACTTCTAAACTGGGTTTACAAAAAGAAATTAGCAATCATTTGAAAGATGCTTTTGAAAGTAAATATCAAGTAATAATGGATGATTTTTCAGCCTATCGAGCAGCTCAAAAAATCAATATTCCTGTTTTGGTTATACATGATAATGATGATCCTGAAGTATCCGTAAAAGCTGGAAAGCATATTTATGAAAATCTTAAAAATGGATCTTTATTTTTAACTGATGGGTTAGGACACAGAAAAATACTAGGAAATCAAAATGTAATCAGAAAAATTCTAGAATTCATTAAAATCAATTAACTTTATAGGTAAATATTTAAGTATCAATATTAAATAAATTTAGAAAAATGGATTTATTTGGAGAAACTTTAGATTGGGAAGCTAAATTAAGACCTATTTTAAAAAAGTATAAAAGCAAAAAACATCCTTTAGATTATCAAAATCCATATCAGTTATTAGTTATGGTTCTTTTGTCTGCTCAAGATTCTGATGCCAATATCAACTCAATTGCACCAGTTTTATTTGAGAAATTCCCAACGCTTAAAAGTCTATCAAAAACTAATCTAGAAACTTTTTTACCCTATATAACTAAAGTTCGTAATCACGGAACTAAAGCACAATGGCTTTTGGATATAGCGAAAACCATAAAAGAGGATAGCAATATTCCTTTAACCATGTCAGGATTAATTGCATTGAAAGGCATTGGAAGAAAATCTGCAAACGTAATTTTGAGAGAAACCGGCCAACCAGCTGAAGGAATTATTGCAGATTTACACGTAATAAGAGTTGCACCAAGAATTGGAATAATTAAGGAATCTAAAGATGGTAATAAAGTAGAAAAAGATTTAATGCAGGCTTTACCGAAAGAAATTTGGTCAGAAATAGGAATGGCAATTTCATTTCTAGGTCGTGAAATCTGCAGACCTAAACCTAAATGCCCCGAATGTCTTTTAACTGATATTTGCCTATACTACAATACCGAAATCCTTAAAAATTAATTATTTTCTTCTTGTATCAATCAAATAAATAATCTTCCACGAATCTTTTTCTTTAAATAAAGTAAAGGCATTTACACCAGAATGGCTTAATTTATCATTTAAATAAAATTCATAAGGCGTCCAAACATGCGCCATTGCTCCGTCAATCTGAATAGTATAACTCAATATTTTTTCTTGGAATTTCATACTTGAAGGAATAGATGCAATAGATTTATAGAACTCTTTCACACTTTCATCAGATAATTTATTTCCTTTGACAACGCTTTCAGTAATAGATTGCAGAATCATTTTATTCGAACAAACCAATTTGATCTTTGTTGAATCTCTCTGATGAAATCCCTCAAAAAAAGATTCAATGCATTTTTGAACTTCTTGCTTTTGAGCATTCGAAGATAATCCTAAAAGAAGAAAAAATATAATGATATAAATTCTCATGGCTATAAAATTATTTAAACACCAAATTGAGATAAATGATGGTCTAAATGTTTCGCGAACATATTATTCCACTCTTTAGAAGACAACTTACCAAAAGAAAGAGATTCTTTCCCATCAAATTCTTTTTCTCCTAATTCTTGCGTTTTTTGAACATAGGAAATCAGTCTGCTTTTTTCTAGCCCAAAATCACGATTGCCTTTAATAATAAATTGCGGAGCTGTACTAAGGCTTCTTTGATAAGGAGTTTCATTTACAACTTTATTTTTAGCCAATAGCTTTAACAGAAGCTTCATGAAAGCATTTGGCTTCGAATGGATATTATCATAAACCATTTCATATGTAACGTTACAATGAGCCAACATTTGATCAACAGACATTTTTCCCCAAAGTGGCAGAGAATCTGTTTTAAGCTCATTAATCCTAGTAATAAATTGATCACAATCTTCTTTGAGAAAAACATTTTGCATTGTCGAAAATGAGATTTAAAGTTAAATATAGAAGTAAAAATATAAAATTTCTGATTAAAACAACTTTGAAATCTAGTATTTTAGCTTATTCGTGACGAGAAAAACAATTTCAGTTTAGATCAAAAAAAAACTTCAATTAACAAAAGCTAATTGAAGTTTTAGTACTCAGAGCGGGACTTGAACCCGCACGAACATTGCTGTTCACTGGATTTTAAGTCCAGCGTGTCTACCAATTTCACCATCCGAGCATTATGTGGTACCTCCAGGGATCGAACCAGGGACACATGGATTTTCAGTCCATTGCTCTACCATCTGAGCTAAGGTACCATATTGCTTATATTTCTATAAGTAAAAGTTAGAATAAAAAACCCCATTTAAAAACGGGGTTTTCAAAAGAAAGGCGACGACATACTCTCCCACATAACTGCAGTACCATCTGCGCAGGCGGGCTTAACTTCTCTGTTCGGGATGGGAAGAGGTGAGCCCCGCCGCAATAACCACCTTAAGGTTTTTAGTCTAAAGCCTAAGGTCGTAAAGTCTAAAGTTTTCACTTGAGGCTTTCAACTTTCGTCTTTAAGACTGCCCGCGACGGGCAAATATTTTAACATACTGAGATAAAGAAAAGCAAATATATTTTAGAAAGTTTCCTCCCGAGCCTTGCGGCCCGGGAAAAGGGTGTGCATAAGCTTACGGATTATTAGTACTACTCGACTATGACATTACTGCCTTTACATCTGTAGCCTATCAACGTGGTCATCTTCCACGATCCTTAAAAGAAATCTCATCTTGTGGTGGGTTTCGCGCTTATATGCTTTCAGCGCTTATCCCTTCCAAACGTAGCTACTCTGCGGTGCCCCTGGCGGGACAACAGATACACTAGAGGTTTGTCCAATTCGGTCCTCTCGTACTAGAATCAGATCCACTCAAATTTCTAACGCCCGCAGTAGATAGAGACCGAACTGTCTCACGACGTTCTGAACCCAGCTCGCGTGCCACTTTAATGGGCGAACAGCCCAACCCTTGGGACCTTCTCCAGCCCCAGGATGTGACGAGCCGACATCGAGGTGCCAAACCCCCCCGTCGATATGAGCTCTTGGGGGAGATCAGCCTGTTATCCCCGGCGTACCTTTTATCCTTTGAGCGATGGCCCTTCCATGCGGAACCACCGGATCACTATGCTCTACTTTCGTACCTGATCGACCTGTATGTCTCTCAGTCAAGCTCCCTTATGCCATTGCACTCTACGCACGGTTACCAAGCGTACTGAGGGAACCTTTAGAAGCCTCCGTTACTCTTTTGGAGGCGACCACCCCAGTCAAACTACCCACCAAGCACTGTCCTCTTCTTTGAAGAGTTAGGCCTCAGATAAACAAAGGGTTGTATTTCAACAATGACTCCACAACGCCTGGCGACGCCGCTTCATAGTCTCCAACCTATCCTACACATCATTTATCCAAGGTCAATACTAAGCTATAGTAAAGGTGCACAGGGTCTTTTCGTCCCACTGCGGGTAAACGGCATCTTCACCGTTACTACAATTTCACCGAGCTCATGGCTGAGACAGTGTCCAGATCGTTACACCATTCGTGCAGGTCGGAACTTACCCGACAAGGAATTTCGCTACCTTAGGACCGTTATAGTTACGGCCGCCGTTTACTGGGGCTTCAATTCAATGCTTCTCCGAAGATAACATCTCCTCTTAACCTTCCAGCACCGGGCAGGTGTCAGGCCCTATACTTCATCTTACGATTTTGCAGAGCCCTGTGTTTTTGATAAACAGTCGCCTGAACCTCTTCACTGCGGCCCCGATTGCTCGGGGCGACCTTTCTCCCGAAGTTACAGGTCTATTTTGCCTAATTCCTTAGCCATGAATCTCTCGAGCACCTTAGGATTCTCTCCTCAACTACCTGTGTCGGTTTACGGTACTGGTTCTTACTGCCTGAAGTTTAGAGGTTTTTCTTGGAAGCCCTTAGGCGCACTATCTCTTTGTCCGAAGACTCCGAGTACTATCGCATTTCACCAAGATCTCCGGATTTGCCTAGAGACCCTATAGCTAGGTGCTTTAACGAACTATTCCGTCAGTTCGCGGCGCTTTCATCACTCCGTCACCCCATCACAGCAATAAGAAGTACGGGAATATTAACCCGTTGGCCATCGACTGTCCCTTTCGGGTTCGCCTTAGGTCCAGACTAACCCACAGCTGATTAGCATAGCTGTGGAAACCTTAGTTTTTCGGTGTGCGGGTTTCTCGCCCGCATTATCGTTACTTATGCCTACATTTTCTTTTCTGACCGGTCCAGCATACCTTACGATACACCTTCAGCCCTGTCAGAATGCTCCCCTACCACTTTGCATTGCTGCAAAATCCATAGCTTCGGTAATATGCTTATGCCCGATTATTATCCATGCTCGTCCGCTCGACTAGTGAGCTGTTACGCACTCTTTAAATGAATGGCTGCTTCCAAGCCAACATCCTAGCTGTCTGGGCAGACAAACCTCGTTCTTTCAACTTAGCATATATTTGGGGACCTTAGCTGATGGTCTGGGTTCTTTCCCTCTCGGACTTGGACCTTAGCACCCAAGCCCTCACTGTTATCAATCATTATATAGCATTCGGAGTTTGTCAGGAATTGGTAGGCGGTGAAGCCCCCGCATCCAATCAGTAGCTCTACCTCTATATAACTAAAATAACGCTGCACCTAAATGCATTTCGGGGAGTACGAGCTATTTCCGAGTTTGATTGGCCTTTCACCCCTACCCACAGGTCATCCGAAGACTTTTCAACGTCAACCGGTTCGGTCCTCCACTGTGTGTTACCACAGCTTCAACCTGCCCATGGGTAGATCACACGGTTTCGCGTCTAACACTACTGACTAAAGCGCCCTATTCAGACTCGCTTTCGCTGCGGATCCATGGCTTAACCACTTATCCTTGCCAGCAGCGTTAACTCGTAGGCTCATTATGCAAAAGGCACGCCGTCACCCCACGAAAGGGCTCCGACCGCTTGTAAGCGCATGGTTTCAGGATCTATTTCACTCCGTTATTCACGGTTCTTTTCACCTTTCCCTCACGGTACTGGTTCACTATCGGTCTCTCAGGAGTATTTAGCCTTAGCGGATGGTCCCGCCAAATTCAGACAGGGTTTCACGTGCCCCGCCCTACTCAGGATACCGCTATCCATTATGCTCGTTGCCCATACGGGGCTGTCACCCTCTATGGCGCTCCTTTCCAGAAGCTTCCGGTTCCTTGCACATGAAATGTCGCGGTCCTACAACCCCAGCTATGCCGTAACATAGCTGGTTTGGGCTAATCCGCGTTCGCTCGCCACTACTTACGGAATCACTTTTGTTTTCTTCTCCTCCGCCTACTTAGATGTTTCAGTTCAGCGGGTTTGCCCACCTATCGGTGTGCTATATCTTCAATATAGCGGGTTGCCCCATTCGGGTATCTGCGGATCAATCAATGTGTGCTTGTCCCCGCAGCTTTTCGCAGCTTATCACGCCCTTCATCGCCTCTGAGAGCCTAGGCATTCCCCATGCGCCCTTATTTTGCTTATTGCACCAATCCTGATTATTAAAACAGGACCGTTTTTGTTTGTTTTTTATATTTTGCACGGATGCTCAATAAAAAACGCTTTCTACTTTCTTATTATTTTCTTATCTCAATATGTCAATGAACTTTATTTAGTCGAATGTCAAAAGTCGAAAGTCGTAAAGTGAATCACTTTAGGCTTTATGGCTTTAGGCTTTCTCACTAAAATCGTGGAGAATAACGGAGTCGAACCGTTGACCTCCTGCGTGCAAGGCAGGCGCTCTAGCCAGCTGAGCTAATCCCCCAATTTTTAAATCTCAGATTTTAGAATTCAGATTTTAGATTTCCTTTTCTTCTCTAATCTCCTTTGGCGAATCCCAGCTTCCAGAATTTCCTTCTTTAAGTCAAATAGTAGTCCCGGGCAGACTCGAACTGCCGACCCCTACATTATCAGTGTAGTACTCTAACCAGCTGAGCTACGAGACTCTGTTTTACTTAAGTTTTATCATTTTTTTAAATTAACAGCAAGAGCAATACAATCTCAGATTCCAAACCCACAGTCCGGCATCTTATTTCCCCAGCGTGCGTTGCCGCTAACGCTAAGGCTCTAGAAAGGAGGTGTTCCAGCCGCACCTTCCGGTACGGCTACCTTGTTACGACTTAGCCCTAGTTACCAGTTTTACCCTAGGCAGCTCCTTGCGGTCACCGACTTCAGGCACCCCCAGCTTCCATGGCTTGACGGGCGGTGTGTACAAGGCCCGGGAACGTATTCACCGGATCATGGCTGATATCCGATTACTAGCGATTCCAGCTTCACGGAGTCGAGTTGCAGACTCCGATCCGAACTGTGACCGGCTTTATAGATTCGCTCCCCCTCGCGAGGTGGCTGCTCTCTGTACCGGCCATTGTAGCACGTGTGTAGCCCAAGGCGTAAGGGCCGTGATGATTTGACGTCATCCCCACCTTCCTCACAGTTTGCACTGGCAGTCTTGTTAGAGTTCCCGACATGACTCGCTGGCAACTAACAACAGGGGTTGCGCTCGTTATAGGACTTAACCTGACACCTCACGGCACGAGCTGACGACAACCATGCAGCACCTTGTAAACTGTCTTGCGAAAGATCTGTTTCCAAATCGGTCAGTCTGCATTTAAGCCTTGGTAAGGTTCCTCGCGTATCATCGAATTAAACCACATGCTCCACCGCTTGTGCGGGCCCCCGTCAATTCCTTTGAGTTTCAAACTTGCGTTCGTACTCCCCAGGTGGGATACTTATCACTTTCGCTTAGCCACTGAACTTGCGCCCAACAGCTAGTATCCATCGTTTACGGCGTGGACTACCAGGGTATCTAATCCTGTTCGCTACCCACGCTTTCGTCCATCAGCGTCAATAAATTGGTAGTAACCTGCCTTCGCAATTGGTATTCCATGTAATCTCTAAGCATTTCACCGCTACACTACATATTCTAGTTACTTCCCAATAATTCAAGTCCTGCAGTATCAATGGCCGTTCCACCGTTGAGCGATGGGCTTTCACCACTGACTTACAAGACCGCCTACGGACCCTTTAAACCCAATGATTCCGGATAACGCTTGGATCCTCCGTATTACCGCGGCTGCTGGCACGGAGTTAGCCGATCCTTATTCTTACGGTACCGTCAAGCTGATTCACGAATCAGTGTTTCTTCCCGTACAAAAGCAGTTTACAATCCATAGGACCGTCATCCTGCACGCGGCATGGCTGGTTCAGGCTTGCGCCCATTGACCAATATTCCTCACTGCTGCCTCCCGTAGGAGTCTGGTCCGTGTCTCAGTACCAGTGTGGGGGATCTCCCTCTCAGGACCCCTACCCATCGTTGCCTTGGTAAGCCGTTACCTTACCAACTAGCTAATGGGACGCATGCTCATCTTTCACCGTTGTGACTTTAATAACCAAACCATGCGGTCCGATTATGCTATGAGGTATTAATCCAAATTTCTCTGGGCTATCCCTCTGTGAAAGGCAGATTGCATACGCGTTACGCACCCGTGCGCCGGTCTCTGGCTCCGAAGAACCATACCCCTCGACTTGCATGTGTTAAGCCTGCCGCTAGCGTTCATCCTGAGCCAGGATCAAACTCTTCATCGTATATTTTAATATTATATTGCGATGCTCTTCCTATCGGTTCTTTCGAATCTTCCGACTCTACTGCTCTTATTCTTTTTGTTCTGAAATCTCTTTCAGAACGGCTGTCAATTCAATATGTCTACGAACGTGTGTTTCTTTTTGTTTCGCCTGTATCTCAAAGCGGGTGCAAAACTAAAACTTCTTTTTGTTTCCTGCAAGAAAAAATTGAAAAAATTTTGAAGCTTTTTTTTCGCCTCTTTTTCTCTATTTCCCTCTCAGCATCTCAATGAACTTTTCCGTGTTTTGCGGGGCGCAAATGTAAAAAGCATTTCTCAATCTCGCAAGCTTTTCAGAATCTTTTTTTTTGAAAATTTCTTTTCTTCAGATCCCCAATTCCTGCCAGTATTTCGATGAACGCCTTCGCTGTTGCGGGTGCAAAAGTAGAACCTTTTTCCGCTTCCGCAAGCTTTTTCAAAGAGTTTTTTCAATCTTTTTCCGGTTTATTCCTTAACTTTCTAATAACGGGCAATTTACATTTCAGCTTTTTTTTATCGCTTGTGCGGTTTTTCTTCTTTTAGCTTCTATTTGGCTCGTTTTGCCGCAAAGGCACTAAGACGCAAAGCATTCTTTTCTGCCGTTTTTAATCTCGCAAAGGCACCACGGCGCTAAGTTTTCCCTATTCTTTCTTGCGGAAACTGGTTCCCTAGCCCCGATAGAAGCGGAAATCCTTTTTATGGCGGGGTTCGCCATAAAAAGATTGGAGCGGATAGCGGGATCCAGCTCCTTAATAAAATCCAAATTTCAATTTTAGGCTCCTAATTCCAAAAGCTGCGTTAAAAAAGGGCTTTAGTTTCCCTCAGAAGAAAGGCTTAGAATTTCTCCTAATATATAAGTATAAAAAACAAACCCGACAGATTTTGAAAAACTGTCGGGTTTATATACTATTATATATATGTATACTTATTTCTTATTTAAATCTTTTGCTTTTTGCTGCCATTTTTCCGCTAGATCTTCATAATTCAGAGGATTGGCTGGCTTTTGATTTGTCAATCGGCCAGATTCAAATGCTCTTACCAAAATCGTTTCTATCAAATAGTCTTCGTTTACATCGTAGGGTTTGTATTCTTCTTTTAAACTAATATCAAACAAATTGGCTGTTGTATTCGAAACGAAGGCCTTGAATCCACTTTTTAGTGTTTTTATGAGTTCGTATGTTGTAATTCCTGTTTGGCGATGGACTAGCTTTACTAAAATCTGTCCTTGTTTTCTAGAAAGTTTTTTAAGTCTTTCTTCAAATTCATTATTTAGATAATCTTCTACAATTTTGAAATACTTCTTCTTTTCACGGTTGGTTTTCAAACGTGCCATTCCGTTATTCAATGCCGTTAATCGCTCTGCGGCTAATTTTGCATACGGATAAACTTTATACACTCTATTTTGAAGAATTTGAAATTGTTTCATTTCTTCTGGACTCATCTTCTGTCCTTTTGAAATAATTATTTCTGGCAATTGAATGGTGTCGCCTAAAATAGAATCTTTCTCTGTTAATATATAGCCCATTTGTTCGTTCTCTTTGGGAGTAACTTGGGCTTTAGATGAAAAACAAACTAAGAGTATAAATAAAAAGGTGGTTAATCTCATTGAATCATAATTTAAGTGTAAAATTATATATTTATACACAACTCTAATACCAAATTTATATTTTAGCAGAAAAATATTTTTATGAGTACAAATTCTATCTTAAATGATACTTCTATAGCATTCTTAGAAAGCTACCTAAATAACGCTTCTCCTACTGGTTACGAAAGTGAAGGCCAAAAACTTTGGATGGAGTATTTGAAACCCTATGTTGATACTTTTATAACTGATACTTACGGAACCGCTGTTGGAGTAATCAATCCTGACGCTCCGTATAAAGTGGTTATTGAAGGGCATGCTGATGAAATTTCGTGGTATGTAAATTATATTACAGAAGATGGTTTAATATATGTTATTAGAAATGGTGGTTCTGATCATCAGATTGCCCCTTCTAAAAGAGTAAACATTCATACTAAAAAGGGAATCGTTAAAGGCGTTTTTGGATGGCCAGCTATTCATACTCGTTTACGTGACAAAGAAGAAATTCCAAAACTAAGTAATATTTTTATTGATTTAGGTTGCGAAAACAAAGAGCAAGTTGAAGCTTTAGGTGTTCATGTTGGATGTGTAATTACTTATCCTGATGAATTTATGATTTTAAACGAAAATAAATTTGTCTGCCGTGCGATCGACAATAGAATGGGTGGTTTTATGATTGCTGAAGTTGCTCGTTTACTAAAAGAAAACAATAAAACACTTCCTTTTGGTTTATACATAGTAAATTCTGTCCAAGAGGAAATTGGTCTTCGCGGTGCCGAAATGATCGCACATAGAATAAAACCGAATGTTGCCATTGTTACCGATGTTTGCCATGACACCACTACTCCAATGATTGATAAAAAAGTGGAAGGCGACCTTAAAATGGGCAAAGGTCCTGTTATTGGGTACTCTCCTGCTATTCAGAATAAACTTCGCGATTTGATTGTAGATACTGCTGAAGAAAACAAAATTCCTTTTCAGAGACATGCTACTTCTCGTGCAACAGGGACAGATACTGATGCTTTTGCTTATAGTAATGGAGGTGTTCCTTCTGCATTGATTTCACTTCCATTGCGTTACATGCATACAACTGTAGAAATGGTACATAGAGATGACGTTGAAAATGTTATTCAATTGATTTATGAGTCATTACAGAAGATTGAGAACAATGAAACTTTCTCTTATTTCAATTAAAACAATACCTTATATTAAATTCGGCCGTTTCTTAAAAATGGCCGAATTTATAAATTTACTCCAAGAATGAAAATACTACTACTCGAAGACGATTTTACTTTGTCTAAAGAAATCTCAGCATTCTTTACCTCTAAGAAATTCGAGTGTATTCCTTATTATGATGGTTCGTTTTTGCTGAAAAAATATTTCCCTTACGAATACGATTTGATTATTCTTGACATCAATGTTCCTGGATTAAACGGGATAGAGGTTTGTAAAGGCATTCGTAAAATCGATAATAAAACGCCAATAATCATGCTGACTGCTTTTAGTGAAATAGAAGATAAACTGTCTTCTTTTGATAGTGGCGCAGATGATTATTTGGTTAAGCCATTTCATTTTGAAGAATTATATGCTAGAGTACAATCTCTTTTAAGGCGAAAAGAAGTTCCGCAGCAGATAGAAAGTAAAATTGTAGTTAAAGATTTAGAAATTTTTGAAGAAGATATGAAAGTTTTTAGATCTAATGAAGAAATTAAACTTACTCCGAAAGAATTTAAGTTGATTTTAATTTTGGCTCATGCCAAAGGAAAAGTGCTTTCGAAACAATTTATTTCTGAAAAACTTTGGGACTACCATATTGAAACCAATCAAAATACAATTGAAGTTTATATTAACTTTTTGAGAAAGAAAATAGACAAGGATCACGAAATAAAACTTATTCGTACCAAGGTTGGCTACGGCTATTATCTAAGCGATCAAGAATGACATTAAAAAATAGAATATCACTTTTAGTAAGTTTACTGTTTACCATCCTTTTCGGGCTGGCATCTACAGTGATATTCATTTTGTATTCTAATTATCGAAAAGAAGAGTTCCGCGATCGATTAGAAATTAAAGCTTTATCCAACATCAAATTATTGGTGAATGTCAAACAGATCGATAATCAGCTTTTAAAAATAATAGATCAAAATTCCATTAATAAACTATATGATGAGAAAACCTTAGTTTTTGATTCTAATTATAAGCTAATCTATAGCAGTATCGATGATGCCAAAATTAATTGGTCGGTCGAAGACTTGAAGTATTTAAAAAAAAATAAAACTTTTTTTAAGCAACAAGGAGATTATGAAGTCTATGGCGTTTTTTATGATACAAACGACAAAGACTTTTATGCTTTGATATCAGCAACTGATGATTATGGCAAAAA
The Flavobacterium humidisoli DNA segment above includes these coding regions:
- a CDS encoding response regulator transcription factor, which codes for MKILLLEDDFTLSKEISAFFTSKKFECIPYYDGSFLLKKYFPYEYDLIILDINVPGLNGIEVCKGIRKIDNKTPIIMLTAFSEIEDKLSSFDSGADDYLVKPFHFEELYARVQSLLRRKEVPQQIESKIVVKDLEIFEEDMKVFRSNEEIKLTPKEFKLILILAHAKGKVLSKQFISEKLWDYHIETNQNTIEVYINFLRKKIDKDHEIKLIRTKVGYGYYLSDQE